From the Calliopsis andreniformis isolate RMS-2024a chromosome 4, iyCalAndr_principal, whole genome shotgun sequence genome, one window contains:
- the LOC143177835 gene encoding uncharacterized protein LOC143177835 isoform X2 gives MVCKENVVSWFGNLSSYKRIDVMCTLLNMCLPFEVRYLGTCVEDIGKRDYNDLRDTEHHANSASDLAELTTLGVADKRTRRKLALYMALLHSCNYACAVILYKNLSNFDYQEISNLLNGTTFTPDDQPLEELLLLYTMALNHPAFTYEQKSVFGNIYIKLQEEEARLNLSKSNSSYKQAQGCTPCVNTNERLMDSEMQGGCLMAPPPIQTYQGDLAMRNNTMVTGVPPGLSMPPPGLCLPTPDQMPIGSGGATQYLHLGFPSVNHMPPWTGQVMMGNQLMYHTGDMLAYPPSPLVSRQSSPSQSRSPSRSNSPMGRRNNTMPRTSSQVTQSTSNTLTSTSASNSQTSISSSNTNSLPPLPALGTNRSHPSQPLLPSRSVPLPISSSTTFSRHNSIENTPSTLIPAVPQSKQPPPPPPRLRSSTSGDSLRDTLGKEMPNFKSNLQNFSLDEIRRMSDEDLRDIGLTPNAVGQLRSIVKSQASNGLNQINSDKKLDNTSSTSHSVVDPIENEAMPGMEMLNDSQSNPAQIPMYPAPPPMYAAQNAPCYACLTLPVAGVQNRYSRCNAQHVYCLAQLQALRLDPESNRHCSQSSSSDSTGSRSPPETPPAAPWVSGSENNAPPVTDHLSSAPVHSTSAVSHPTSQQPIQSVPERQRTRRNQAHVMRHKNQMVNGGGPPNLSQCVSFPAPPSHSQVTYLPHGHFSALRPSSGIYSNFSHGPYARPAYPTTYQPNGEMMYPYPGHPSSGGTPPPPPNAAATPVQAPYMPPTPVVTYAPAAVPPTKISCYNCGSSSHLAVDCKDQTMEDLTKKAQYRLDYSIMKQPGECPSSDK, from the exons ATGGTGTGTAAAGAGAACGTGGTATCATGGTTTGGGAATCTGTCCAG TTATAAACGTATCGATGTCATGTGCACGTTATTAAACATGTGTCTGCCATTTGAAGTACGATACCTTGGCACTTGTGTCGAGGATATTGGTAAAAGGGACTACAATGACCTGCGTGACACTGAACATCATGCAAATAGTGCCTCTGATCTTGCTGAGCTCACAACCTTAGGTGTGGCAGATAAACGCACACGAAGGAAACTTGCTCTGTATATGGCATTATTACATTCTTGCAATTATGCATGTGCAGTAATCTTGTACAAGAATCTATCAAATTTTGACTATCAAGAGATCTCTAACCTATTAAATGGGACCACCTTTACACCGGATGACCAGCCTCTTGAAGAACTGCTCTTATTGTACACAATGGCTTTGAATCATCCGGCATTTACATATGAGCAGAAGAGTGTCTTCGGTAACATTTATATAAAGCTTCAAGAAGAAGAAGCTCGTTTGAATCTTTCAAAGTCAAATTCGTCCTACAAACAGGCACAA GGTTGCACACCATGTGTGAATACAAATGAAAGGTTAATGGATTCTGAGATGCAGGGTGGTTGTTTAATGGCACCTCCTCCAATACAAACTTACCAAG GAGATCTAGCAATGAGGAATAATACCATGGTAACTGGAGTTCCTCCTGGTCTCTCTATGCCTCCACCTGGGTTATGCTTAccaacaccagatcaaatgccaataggatcaggtggtgcaacgcagtaCCTTCATCTTGGTTTTCCATCAGTAAATCATATGCCACCATGGACAGGTCAGGTTATGATGGGGAATCAACTGATGTATCATACAGGCGACATGTTGGCTTATCCACCTTCCCCCTTAGTCAGCCGTCAGTCGTCACCATCCCAGTCTCGATCTCCTAGTCGCAGCAATTCCCCAATGGGTCGTAGAAACAATACAATGCCGCGTACTTCTTCACAAGTGACTCAATCTACTTCAAACACGTTAACGTCAACGAGTGCCTCTAACAGCCAGACAAGTATCTCCAGTTCAAACACGAATTCTCTTCCTCCACTTCCTGCACTTGGTACGAACAGGAGTCATCCTAGTCAACCTTTGCTTCCATCACGCTCTGTTCCTTTACCTATCAGCAGTTCTACCACTTTCTCGCGACATAATAGCATAGAAAATACCCCTTCTACCTTAATTCCGGCAGTACCACAATCTAAACAGCcaccgccaccaccaccacGACTGCGGTCTTCAACTTCTGGTGACTCTTTACGAGACACATTAGGGAAGGAAATGCCAAATTTCAAAAGCAACTTGCAGAATTTCTCTCTTGATGAG ATACGGAGGATGAGTGATGAAGATTTGAGAGATATTGGACTAACACCAAATGCAGTGGGTCAACTACGAAGTATAGTTAAGAGTCAAGCAAGCAATGGTTTAAATCAAATTAATAGTGACAAGAAGTTAGATAATACTTCTAGTACAAGTCATTCAGTCGTAGATCCAATTGAAAATGAG GCTATGCCAGGAATGGAGATGTTGAATGATAGTCAAAGCA ATCCTGCGCAAATACCAATGTATCCTGCACCGCCACCCATGTATGCTGCACAAAACGCTCCATGTTATGCCTGTCTTACGTTACCTGTTGCTGGGGTACAAAATCGATATTCaag GTGCAATGCTCAACACGTATATTGTTTGGCACAATTGCAAGCCTTGAGGTTAGACCCCGAAAGCAATAGGCACTGTTCTCAGAGCAGCAGTTCTGATAGTACTGGTAGCAGATCTCCGCCAGAAACTCCCCCAGCAGCACCGTGGGTGAGCGGAAGTGAAAATAACGCTCCGCCAGTTACCGATCACCTTAGCTCTGCACCGGTGCATTCTACGAGTGCAGTGTCACATCCAACATCTCAGCAGCCTATACAGTCAGTCCCAGAAAGGCAACGTACTAGAAGAAATCAGGCGCACGTGATGCGTCATAAGAATCAAATGGTGAATGGCGGTGGACCACCGAATCTTTCACAGTGCGTTTCTTTTCCCGCACCGCCGTCGCATTCGCAGGTCACTTATTTGCCGCATGGTCACTTCTCGGCTTTAAGACCGAGCAGTGGTATCTATTCTAACTTCTCACATGGACCGTATGCAAGACCAGCTTATCCGACCACGTATCAACCGAACGGTGAAATGATGTATCCGTATCCTGGACATccatcatcgggtggaacacccCCACCGCCTCCGAATGCTGCCGCAACACCAGTACAAGCACCGTATATGCCACCTACTCCGGTTGTTACGTACGCACCAGCTGCCGTCCCACCAACGAAAATCTCGTGTTACAACTGTGGTAGTAGTAGTCATCTTGCAGTAGACTGTAAAGATCAAACTATGGAAGATCTTACTAAGAAAG ctcAGTATCGCCTAGACTACAGCATAATGAAACAACCTGGAGAGTGTCCAAGTTCTGACAAGTGA
- the LOC143177835 gene encoding uncharacterized protein LOC143177835 isoform X1: MVCKENVVSWFGNLSSYKRIDVMCTLLNMCLPFEVRYLGTCVEDIGKRDYNDLRDTEHHANSASDLAELTTLGVADKRTRRKLALYMALLHSCNYACAVILYKNLSNFDYQEISNLLNGTTFTPDDQPLEELLLLYTMALNHPAFTYEQKSVFGNIYIKLQEEEARLNLSKSNSSYKQAQGCTPCVNTNERLMDSEMQGGCLMAPPPIQTYQGDLAMRNNTMVTGVPPGLSMPPPGLCLPTPDQMPIGSGGATQYLHLGFPSVNHMPPWTGQVMMGNQLMYHTGDMLAYPPSPLVSRQSSPSQSRSPSRSNSPMGRRNNTMPRTSSQVTQSTSNTLTSTSASNSQTSISSSNTNSLPPLPALGTNRSHPSQPLLPSRSVPLPISSSTTFSRHNSIENTPSTLIPAVPQSKQPPPPPPRLRSSTSGDSLRDTLGKEMPNFKSNLQNFSLDEIRRMSDEDLRDIGLTPNAVGQLRSIVKSQASNGLNQINSDKKLDNTSSTSHSVVDPIENEAMPGMEMLNDSQSSKSIPLQEQHPTMHHHHNHAATPNLRRYPTMPPLDPAQIPMYPAPPPMYAAQNAPCYACLTLPVAGVQNRYSRCNAQHVYCLAQLQALRLDPESNRHCSQSSSSDSTGSRSPPETPPAAPWVSGSENNAPPVTDHLSSAPVHSTSAVSHPTSQQPIQSVPERQRTRRNQAHVMRHKNQMVNGGGPPNLSQCVSFPAPPSHSQVTYLPHGHFSALRPSSGIYSNFSHGPYARPAYPTTYQPNGEMMYPYPGHPSSGGTPPPPPNAAATPVQAPYMPPTPVVTYAPAAVPPTKISCYNCGSSSHLAVDCKDQTMEDLTKKAQYRLDYSIMKQPGECPSSDK, from the exons ATGGTGTGTAAAGAGAACGTGGTATCATGGTTTGGGAATCTGTCCAG TTATAAACGTATCGATGTCATGTGCACGTTATTAAACATGTGTCTGCCATTTGAAGTACGATACCTTGGCACTTGTGTCGAGGATATTGGTAAAAGGGACTACAATGACCTGCGTGACACTGAACATCATGCAAATAGTGCCTCTGATCTTGCTGAGCTCACAACCTTAGGTGTGGCAGATAAACGCACACGAAGGAAACTTGCTCTGTATATGGCATTATTACATTCTTGCAATTATGCATGTGCAGTAATCTTGTACAAGAATCTATCAAATTTTGACTATCAAGAGATCTCTAACCTATTAAATGGGACCACCTTTACACCGGATGACCAGCCTCTTGAAGAACTGCTCTTATTGTACACAATGGCTTTGAATCATCCGGCATTTACATATGAGCAGAAGAGTGTCTTCGGTAACATTTATATAAAGCTTCAAGAAGAAGAAGCTCGTTTGAATCTTTCAAAGTCAAATTCGTCCTACAAACAGGCACAA GGTTGCACACCATGTGTGAATACAAATGAAAGGTTAATGGATTCTGAGATGCAGGGTGGTTGTTTAATGGCACCTCCTCCAATACAAACTTACCAAG GAGATCTAGCAATGAGGAATAATACCATGGTAACTGGAGTTCCTCCTGGTCTCTCTATGCCTCCACCTGGGTTATGCTTAccaacaccagatcaaatgccaataggatcaggtggtgcaacgcagtaCCTTCATCTTGGTTTTCCATCAGTAAATCATATGCCACCATGGACAGGTCAGGTTATGATGGGGAATCAACTGATGTATCATACAGGCGACATGTTGGCTTATCCACCTTCCCCCTTAGTCAGCCGTCAGTCGTCACCATCCCAGTCTCGATCTCCTAGTCGCAGCAATTCCCCAATGGGTCGTAGAAACAATACAATGCCGCGTACTTCTTCACAAGTGACTCAATCTACTTCAAACACGTTAACGTCAACGAGTGCCTCTAACAGCCAGACAAGTATCTCCAGTTCAAACACGAATTCTCTTCCTCCACTTCCTGCACTTGGTACGAACAGGAGTCATCCTAGTCAACCTTTGCTTCCATCACGCTCTGTTCCTTTACCTATCAGCAGTTCTACCACTTTCTCGCGACATAATAGCATAGAAAATACCCCTTCTACCTTAATTCCGGCAGTACCACAATCTAAACAGCcaccgccaccaccaccacGACTGCGGTCTTCAACTTCTGGTGACTCTTTACGAGACACATTAGGGAAGGAAATGCCAAATTTCAAAAGCAACTTGCAGAATTTCTCTCTTGATGAG ATACGGAGGATGAGTGATGAAGATTTGAGAGATATTGGACTAACACCAAATGCAGTGGGTCAACTACGAAGTATAGTTAAGAGTCAAGCAAGCAATGGTTTAAATCAAATTAATAGTGACAAGAAGTTAGATAATACTTCTAGTACAAGTCATTCAGTCGTAGATCCAATTGAAAATGAG GCTATGCCAGGAATGGAGATGTTGAATGATAGTCAAAGCAGTAAGTCAATCCCATTACAGGAACAGCATCCAACGATGCATCATCATCATAATCATGCAGCTACTCCTAATTTACGGCGATATCCTACTATGCCACCATTAGATCCTGCGCAAATACCAATGTATCCTGCACCGCCACCCATGTATGCTGCACAAAACGCTCCATGTTATGCCTGTCTTACGTTACCTGTTGCTGGGGTACAAAATCGATATTCaag GTGCAATGCTCAACACGTATATTGTTTGGCACAATTGCAAGCCTTGAGGTTAGACCCCGAAAGCAATAGGCACTGTTCTCAGAGCAGCAGTTCTGATAGTACTGGTAGCAGATCTCCGCCAGAAACTCCCCCAGCAGCACCGTGGGTGAGCGGAAGTGAAAATAACGCTCCGCCAGTTACCGATCACCTTAGCTCTGCACCGGTGCATTCTACGAGTGCAGTGTCACATCCAACATCTCAGCAGCCTATACAGTCAGTCCCAGAAAGGCAACGTACTAGAAGAAATCAGGCGCACGTGATGCGTCATAAGAATCAAATGGTGAATGGCGGTGGACCACCGAATCTTTCACAGTGCGTTTCTTTTCCCGCACCGCCGTCGCATTCGCAGGTCACTTATTTGCCGCATGGTCACTTCTCGGCTTTAAGACCGAGCAGTGGTATCTATTCTAACTTCTCACATGGACCGTATGCAAGACCAGCTTATCCGACCACGTATCAACCGAACGGTGAAATGATGTATCCGTATCCTGGACATccatcatcgggtggaacacccCCACCGCCTCCGAATGCTGCCGCAACACCAGTACAAGCACCGTATATGCCACCTACTCCGGTTGTTACGTACGCACCAGCTGCCGTCCCACCAACGAAAATCTCGTGTTACAACTGTGGTAGTAGTAGTCATCTTGCAGTAGACTGTAAAGATCAAACTATGGAAGATCTTACTAAGAAAG ctcAGTATCGCCTAGACTACAGCATAATGAAACAACCTGGAGAGTGTCCAAGTTCTGACAAGTGA